Proteins from one Romboutsia sp. CE17 genomic window:
- a CDS encoding RidA family protein, with the protein MKHQVIHTDNAPKAIGPYSQAIKAGNLLFVSGQVPFVPETMEIVEGDVKAQTRQSLSNVAAILKEAGADFSDVVKSTVFISDMNEFALINEVYAEFFGENKPARACVEVARLPKDVKVEIEVIAVVE; encoded by the coding sequence ATGAAGCATCAAGTAATACATACTGATAATGCGCCAAAAGCAATAGGGCCATATTCTCAAGCTATAAAAGCTGGAAATTTACTATTTGTATCTGGACAAGTTCCATTTGTCCCAGAAACTATGGAAATAGTTGAAGGAGATGTAAAAGCTCAAACTAGACAATCTTTATCAAATGTAGCTGCTATATTAAAAGAAGCTGGAGCTGATTTTTCAGATGTAGTTAAGTCTACAGTGTTCATAAGTGATATGAATGAGTTTGCTTTAATAAATGAAGTTTACGCAGAATTTTTTGGTGAAAATAAACCAGCTAGAGCTTGTGTAGAAGTTGCTAGATTACCAAAAGATGTTAAAGTTGAAATAGAAGTTATAGCTGTTGTAGAATAA